From a single Pseudobacteroides sp. genomic region:
- a CDS encoding CARDB domain-containing protein, producing the protein MRTKNLISFVFTLFVTLLLFTLLYVFVTETASLKPAASSGTDSMTVMSNSGINTAGKLDLVVSNAVIISSTDTSIRYSFTIKNNSIDTIASLENVSIHNFYSEDTDIDEARDADAGISNLDIKSSLAPGQSYTGTCFASGKIPKGMKYLIFKVDAADVLDESDENNNTQVLSLRPDLVFVDAHITSTSDKKISYTYTIKNNGCLPVADLYNISIQNLYSANSTYNDKGDMPAGGSILGCKRSLAPGESFTATFYSFTAVPAGMNKMLLKIDSCNIEEEADETNNTYTIELLDDLQITDVEVISKTPTQVTYTYKIKNNGIKIIPSIFNVSIQHFYSANNVFNDAGDVSAGGGILGINRSLAPGESYSGTFSAFGTVPDGMNYVTGMIDWGDNLKETNEENNKFSTFIPYK; encoded by the coding sequence ATGCGTACAAAAAATTTGATTTCTTTCGTTTTTACTTTGTTCGTTACGTTGTTGTTGTTTACGCTGCTCTATGTTTTTGTTACTGAAACAGCTTCTTTAAAGCCTGCAGCATCTAGTGGAACTGACTCTATGACAGTAATGAGTAACTCAGGAATTAATACAGCGGGTAAACTGGATCTGGTTGTCTCAAATGCAGTGATCATATCCAGCACAGATACCTCCATAAGATATTCCTTTACAATAAAAAATAACAGCATAGATACAATTGCAAGCCTTGAAAATGTATCTATACATAACTTTTATTCAGAAGATACTGATATTGATGAAGCAAGAGATGCGGATGCAGGTATAAGCAATCTTGATATAAAAAGTTCGCTCGCTCCCGGTCAGAGCTATACTGGAACCTGCTTTGCGTCGGGAAAAATACCTAAAGGGATGAAATACCTGATTTTTAAAGTGGATGCAGCAGATGTACTCGACGAATCGGATGAAAACAACAATACACAAGTATTATCATTAAGACCTGACTTGGTATTTGTTGATGCTCATATAACATCAACATCAGACAAAAAAATAAGTTACACCTACACTATAAAAAATAACGGTTGCTTACCGGTAGCCGACCTTTACAACATATCTATTCAAAACCTTTATTCTGCCAATAGCACTTATAATGACAAGGGGGACATGCCAGCAGGGGGAAGTATACTCGGATGTAAACGTTCCCTTGCTCCCGGTGAAAGTTTTACAGCTACATTCTATTCTTTTACTGCAGTACCGGCCGGAATGAACAAAATGCTGCTAAAGATAGATTCATGCAATATTGAGGAAGAAGCAGATGAAACGAATAATACATATACCATAGAGCTGTTGGATGATCTTCAAATCACAGATGTTGAAGTAATTTCCAAAACGCCGACACAGGTAACCTATACGTATAAAATAAAAAATAATGGTATAAAAATAATTCCAAGCATTTTTAACGTGTCGATACAGCACTTTTACTCAGCAAATAATGTTTTTAATGATGCAGGTGATGTTTCTGCAGGAGGGGGGATTTTAGGTATCAACCGTTCCCTTGCTCCAGGAGAAAGCTATAGCGGAACATTCTCGGCCTTTGGAACAGTACCGGATGGAATGAATTATGTAACAGGCATGATTGACTGGGGAGACAATCTTAAAGAGACAAATGAAGAAAATAATAAGTTCTCAACATTTATACCATATAAATAA
- a CDS encoding metallophosphoesterase: MKNTINKNSIFKKITSVFIVSALIGSMLPVSGNAHWGPKFNMTCKDAINTKIAVFSDPHYFAPELGTTGSAFQAYLAQDRKLIAESSAISASMVKELKKSDAKIVLISGDLTKDGEKLSHHQFSKLLKGLEKSGKKVFVIPGNHDINNPESNSYSGDKATPVENVSPEQFKKIYNSFGYAEAISRDKNSLSYVVEPVSGLRIIAMDSALYNENEGKPSPVTAGRLNEDTYKWIKQQIKAAKAKGKTVIGFMHHGLLEHFNGQTQYFGEFVINNWEKTSEELADLGMEAVFTGHYHAQDISSKTTAAGNKIYDIETGSLVSYPSPYRIVDITKDKMTIQSKSITDINYDTKGAPYQDYAYNYLKTGLKDVLPLMFTTLIMKMNSAIPKEQAYILAKQAADTQPAPQLTPMTIKDLLSDAMISHYKGDEEPSPLASAIAQGMLASQDPMTKSLGFLLSSAYSDPSEKDNNLEIKF; the protein is encoded by the coding sequence ATGAAAAATACTATTAATAAAAACAGCATTTTTAAAAAAATAACATCAGTATTTATTGTATCTGCATTAATTGGAAGCATGCTTCCGGTAAGTGGAAATGCTCATTGGGGTCCCAAATTCAATATGACTTGTAAAGATGCTATTAACACAAAAATTGCAGTATTTTCCGACCCCCATTATTTTGCACCTGAGCTTGGCACAACAGGTTCGGCTTTTCAAGCTTACCTCGCACAGGATAGAAAGCTCATAGCTGAAAGCAGTGCTATTTCAGCAAGCATGGTTAAGGAATTAAAGAAAAGCGATGCTAAAATCGTTCTTATAAGCGGAGACTTGACAAAGGACGGCGAAAAACTTTCTCATCACCAATTTTCAAAACTATTAAAGGGCCTTGAGAAATCAGGAAAGAAGGTTTTTGTTATTCCGGGAAACCATGACATCAACAACCCGGAATCCAATTCATATTCAGGCGACAAGGCTACTCCGGTTGAAAATGTCTCTCCTGAGCAGTTCAAGAAGATATACAACAGCTTTGGTTATGCAGAAGCCATTTCAAGGGATAAAAACTCATTGTCCTATGTTGTTGAGCCTGTATCTGGATTAAGGATAATAGCAATGGATTCGGCACTTTATAATGAAAACGAGGGTAAACCCTCACCTGTTACAGCCGGCAGACTTAATGAAGATACATATAAATGGATAAAACAGCAAATAAAAGCTGCAAAAGCTAAGGGAAAAACCGTTATAGGATTTATGCATCACGGCCTTCTTGAGCACTTTAACGGGCAAACCCAATATTTTGGTGAATTTGTAATAAACAATTGGGAAAAAACTTCGGAAGAGCTGGCGGATTTAGGCATGGAGGCTGTATTTACAGGACATTATCATGCACAGGATATTTCCAGCAAAACAACAGCTGCTGGTAACAAAATATATGACATTGAAACAGGATCTCTTGTTTCTTATCCATCTCCGTACCGTATTGTTGATATTACAAAAGACAAAATGACAATCCAGTCCAAGAGCATAACAGATATAAACTATGACACTAAAGGTGCCCCATATCAGGATTATGCATACAATTATCTTAAGACCGGCTTAAAGGATGTTTTACCTTTGATGTTTACAACCCTAATCATGAAGATGAATTCGGCAATACCCAAGGAACAAGCCTATATACTGGCAAAACAGGCAGCAGATACTCAGCCTGCACCACAGCTTACCCCTATGACTATAAAGGATTTGTTAAGTGATGCAATGATATCACACTACAAGGGAGATGAAGAACCCAGTCCTCTTGCAAGTGCAATTGCCCAGGGGATGCTTGCCTCCCAGGACCCAATGACAAAGTCTTTAGGCTTCTTACTAAGTTCGGCATATTCAGATCCATCTGAAAAGGACAACAACTTAGAGATCAAATTTTAA
- a CDS encoding ABC transporter permease: protein MMTIAFTTLKEALRKKLLLLIGALSVIYILLFTIIIYIFAKDMKNGAMHDVTQIYGVASQLISVLGFYFSSMLVALLTIMTSISSISSEVENGTIHSIITKPIKRYEYVLGKYIGLGILSITYAALLFILIVFIPKAQGLPVADIMEFSGLVKGLGFFILEPLAILSLSIFGSSVFKTLTNGVIVIAIYILGLIGSMMEQIGSMIQNGSLYKFGILSSLISPFDLIYRKMISVIFSDSVISNPMTGGLGSSATSPSIWMIVYIGVYLVGLLVFAVVRFSKRDIS from the coding sequence ATGATGACAATAGCTTTCACTACGCTTAAGGAGGCTTTGCGAAAGAAACTGTTATTATTGATAGGAGCACTTTCGGTTATATATATTCTCCTCTTCACAATAATCATCTACATTTTTGCAAAAGATATGAAAAACGGTGCAATGCATGACGTTACTCAGATTTATGGAGTAGCATCACAGTTAATTTCGGTACTGGGATTCTATTTTTCCAGCATGCTGGTTGCACTCCTCACGATAATGACCTCAATAAGTTCCATATCCTCGGAAGTTGAGAACGGAACAATCCATTCAATAATAACAAAACCCATAAAGCGTTATGAATACGTGCTAGGCAAATATATTGGCCTTGGAATTCTATCAATAACATACGCAGCACTATTATTTATCCTTATAGTGTTTATTCCAAAAGCACAAGGACTGCCAGTAGCCGATATAATGGAGTTTTCAGGGCTTGTAAAGGGATTGGGATTTTTTATATTGGAGCCCCTTGCCATATTATCGTTATCCATATTCGGAAGCTCTGTTTTTAAGACACTGACAAATGGCGTTATCGTCATTGCAATATATATTCTTGGACTTATAGGAAGCATGATGGAACAAATAGGTTCTATGATACAGAATGGCAGCCTTTACAAATTCGGAATACTTTCAAGTCTTATATCTCCATTTGATTTGATATACAGAAAGATGATATCTGTGATTTTTTCCGATTCTGTTATTTCAAATCCTATGACAGGAGGGCTTGGTTCAAGTGCCACATCCCCAAGCATATGGATGATCGTTTACATAGGTGTTTATCTTGTAGGATTGCTGGTATTTGCTGTTGTGAGGTTTAGTAAAAGGGATATAAGCTAA
- a CDS encoding ABC transporter ATP-binding protein — MVIETENITKYYGQKLGCKDISISVRKGEIFGFLGPNGAGKSTFIKIMTGLLFATSGTATILGKPLNDISVRKRIGFLPENFKYGEWMTGEDLLSFHASLYKLDKKNVKDRMKEVLSLVKLTGHEKYKLGTYSKGMQQRLGLASALLPDPDLLFLDEPTSALDPIGRKEVRDIMTDLKSRGKTILLNSHLLSEVEMVCDSVVIINKGTVVVQGDMQELLKGEEVLHIHAEDLSNEVIEMLKKIDSKMVSENGRISLKINSREDVHNAASIIINGRGKLYGLKTQGTNLESKFISLIEGGDGK; from the coding sequence ATGGTTATTGAGACGGAAAATATCACAAAATACTATGGTCAGAAGCTGGGATGCAAAGACATTTCAATATCGGTGAGGAAGGGGGAAATATTCGGTTTCCTTGGCCCTAATGGAGCGGGCAAGAGCACATTTATAAAAATTATGACAGGGCTTCTGTTTGCTACATCAGGTACAGCCACCATCCTTGGAAAACCCTTAAATGATATTTCAGTAAGAAAGAGAATCGGTTTTCTACCGGAAAATTTTAAATATGGTGAATGGATGACAGGGGAAGATCTCCTGTCTTTTCATGCTTCCCTGTATAAACTTGACAAGAAAAATGTAAAAGATAGAATGAAAGAAGTTTTGTCTCTGGTGAAGCTTACAGGACATGAAAAATACAAGCTGGGGACTTATAGTAAAGGTATGCAGCAGCGTCTTGGCCTTGCCAGTGCATTACTTCCGGATCCCGATCTGCTATTTCTGGATGAACCCACTTCAGCCCTTGATCCTATAGGCAGAAAAGAGGTCAGGGATATTATGACAGACCTTAAAAGCAGAGGTAAGACCATTTTGTTGAACAGTCACCTCTTAAGTGAGGTTGAAATGGTTTGTGACAGTGTAGTGATAATCAACAAGGGCACAGTAGTTGTACAAGGAGATATGCAGGAGCTCTTAAAGGGAGAAGAGGTTTTGCACATACATGCAGAAGATTTAAGCAATGAGGTTATTGAAATGCTTAAGAAAATTGACAGCAAAATGGTATCTGAAAACGGAAGGATAAGCTTGAAAATAAACAGCAGGGAAGATGTTCATAATGCTGCTTCCATAATAATAAACGGTAGAGGAAAACTCTACGGATTGAAAACTCAGGGAACAAATCTTGAAAGTAAATTTATAAGCCTTATAGAAGGTGGTGATGGTAAATGA
- a CDS encoding DUF4367 domain-containing protein has translation MKCQDNGFLQAYIDGELEIDIRKQLEQHLGQCEKCTETLSVLKANDDFAFMKIKAYRDNMYERVNTVNESERPIQVKSNDYNENNVKKQNKKGVSKIMLKNKKIAAVACAAVLLTSSLAFQPVRAAISNTLLIFRANDVKSINITLDDIRNIKEQMMQRDAEIDLKNMGKIKTTGGEHKNINLEEAKALTDIDAAFPNESYGINPQISTVNPYSMEFTLNVPSINKVLKTFGTKTLLPDSLDGKTFQVDFPRAIYASYNNETKDRFDFGLSKVPEIKAPEGVNPDDIYNSLLSMPIIPENIKKQLSDARDWKNTLYIPVIDSKSQEISINGAKGYVMSSDSQYTNIVWYNKGVLYSIGGSMSKDELIKIAESVR, from the coding sequence ATGAAGTGTCAGGATAATGGATTTTTACAGGCATATATAGATGGAGAACTGGAAATTGACATAAGGAAGCAGCTAGAACAGCACCTTGGACAGTGTGAAAAATGCACAGAGACATTGAGCGTGTTAAAGGCAAATGATGACTTTGCATTTATGAAAATTAAGGCATACAGGGATAATATGTATGAAAGGGTTAATACTGTTAATGAAAGTGAGAGACCTATTCAAGTAAAAAGCAATGATTATAATGAGAACAATGTTAAAAAACAAAATAAAAAAGGAGTGTCTAAGATTATGTTAAAAAATAAAAAAATTGCTGCTGTTGCATGTGCTGCAGTACTTCTTACATCATCACTGGCTTTTCAGCCTGTTAGAGCTGCCATCTCAAACACGCTTTTGATATTCAGGGCGAATGATGTAAAAAGCATCAATATAACCCTTGATGATATTCGGAATATCAAGGAACAAATGATGCAAAGAGATGCTGAGATAGACCTAAAGAATATGGGTAAAATCAAGACAACAGGCGGAGAGCACAAGAATATAAACCTTGAAGAAGCAAAAGCCCTGACGGATATAGATGCAGCTTTTCCCAATGAATCCTACGGAATAAATCCTCAGATATCAACTGTAAATCCCTATAGCATGGAATTTACATTAAATGTTCCAAGTATAAACAAGGTTCTTAAAACATTCGGAACAAAAACGCTTCTGCCCGATAGCCTGGATGGAAAAACATTTCAGGTTGATTTTCCAAGAGCAATATATGCAAGTTACAACAATGAAACAAAAGACAGATTTGATTTTGGGTTGTCTAAAGTTCCTGAAATAAAAGCACCGGAAGGGGTAAATCCGGATGATATTTATAATTCGCTTTTATCCATGCCCATTATACCGGAAAATATCAAGAAGCAGTTAAGTGATGCGAGGGACTGGAAGAATACACTGTACATTCCTGTTATTGATTCAAAATCACAGGAAATAAGTATTAATGGTGCAAAGGGATATGTGATGAGTTCCGATTCACAATACACCAATATTGTATGGTATAATAAGGGAGTGTTGTATTCGATTGGCGGTTCTATGAGCAAGGACGAATTAATTAAAATTGCTGAATCGGTGAGGTAA
- a CDS encoding sigma-70 family RNA polymerase sigma factor: MSMESQINGFKNVSDNFRLIYEKYYNVILRHTAYITGSIQTAEDLTQEAFIKLYNAPPQHSNIVAWLSMVANNLAYNHIRNENSRKSKEPVIYEGESDKVISIEDAAIMNYDIRQTKKILDSLPERDRVCLLMKFSGYKYDEIAEVIKVEKSSVGTILARAQAKFKEKYVKGGTVI; this comes from the coding sequence ATGTCGATGGAAAGTCAGATTAACGGATTTAAAAATGTATCTGATAACTTCAGACTCATTTATGAAAAGTATTATAATGTGATACTTCGGCACACTGCTTATATAACCGGAAGCATACAAACCGCAGAGGATTTGACGCAGGAAGCTTTTATAAAGCTTTATAATGCACCTCCCCAGCACTCAAATATAGTAGCCTGGCTTTCAATGGTTGCAAACAACCTGGCTTATAACCATATAAGAAATGAAAACTCTAGAAAAAGCAAGGAGCCGGTTATTTATGAAGGTGAATCGGATAAGGTGATATCCATTGAGGATGCTGCCATAATGAATTATGATATCAGGCAGACAAAAAAGATACTGGATTCACTTCCCGAGAGAGACCGTGTATGCTTGCTGATGAAGTTTTCAGGCTATAAATATGATGAAATAGCTGAAGTAATAAAAGTGGAAAAATCCTCAGTAGGGACGATTCTTGCCCGGGCTCAGGCAAAGTTTAAGGAAAAGTATGTAAAGGGAGGTACAGTTATATGA